A single genomic interval of Ammospiza nelsoni isolate bAmmNel1 chromosome 25, bAmmNel1.pri, whole genome shotgun sequence harbors:
- the RNF19B gene encoding E3 ubiquitin-protein ligase RNF19B: MGSERDSESPRSSSIHSAAAKCPKPGRRRRLSFQSVFSAAAASAAGGRRRAKAEPPPAAPPPPPAAPPAPPPPPPPPPPEEAPVVPEGEEELECPLCLVRQPAENAPRLLSCPHRSCGACLRQYLRIEITESRVNICCPECSERLNPADIRRLLRDSPHLVAKYEEFMLRRCLAADPDCRWCPAPDCGYAVIAYGCASCPKLTCEREGCQTEFCYHCKQIWHPNQTCDMARQQRAQTLRVRTKHTSGLSYGQESGPADDIKPCPRCSAYIIKMNDGSCNHMTCAVCGCEFCWLCMKEISDLHYLSPSGCTFWGKKPWSRKKKILWQLGTLIGAPVGISLIAGIAIPAMVIGIPVYVGRKIHSRYEGKKTSKHKRNLAITGGVTLSVIASPVIAAVSVGIGVPIMLAYVYGVVPISLCRGGGCGVSTANGKGVKIEFDEDDGPITVADAWRALKNPSIGESSIEGLTSVLSTSGSPTDGLSVIQGNYSETASFAALSGGTLSGGVLSGSKGKYSRLEVQADVQKEIFPKDSVSLGAISDNASTRAMAGSIISSYNPQDRECNNMEIQVDIEAKPSHYQLTSGSSTEDSLHVHTQMAENEEEDEEEEEEEEEDKQEQTCQHQSCEQQDCIGSQTWDITLAQPESIRSDLESSDSQSDDVPDLTSDECESPQCQTAAGCPQTPRARGAQSPSAHLSHCAQAEGCRLDEMVQLECIEARV; the protein is encoded by the exons ATGGGCTCCGAGCGGGACTCCGAGTCGCCGCGCTCCTCATCCATCCACTCGGCCGCCGCCAAGTGCCCCAagcccggccgccgccgccgcctctcCTTCCAGAGCGTCttctccgccgccgccgcctccgccgcgggcggccgccgccgcgccaAGGCCGAGCCGCCCccggccgccccgccgccgccccccgccgccccgccggcccctccgccgccgccgccgccgccgccccccgagGAGGCTCCGGTGGTCCCGGAGGGCGAGGAGGAGCTGGAGTGCCCGCTGTGCCTGGTGCGGCAGCCGGCGGAGAACGCGCCGCGGCTGCTGTCGTGCCCGCACCGGTCGTGCGGGGCCTGCCTGCGGCAGTACCTGCGCATCGAGATCACCGAGTCCCGCGTCAACATCTGCTGCCCCGAGTGCAGCGAGCGCCTCAACCCCGCCGACATCCGCCGCCTGCTCCGCGACTCCCCGCACCTCGTCGCCAAGTACGAGGAGTTCATGCTGCGCCGCTGCCTCGCCGCCGACCCCGACTGCCGCTGGTGTCCGGCCCCCGACTGCGG GTACGCAGTGATCGCCTAcggctgtgccagctgccccaAGCTGACCTGTGAGAGGGAGGGCTGCCAGACAGAGTTCTGCTACCACTGCAAGCAGATCTGGCACCCCAACCAAACGTGTGACATGGCCCGGCAGCAGCGGGCACAGACCCTGCGCGTCCGCACCAAGCACACCTCGGGCCTCAGCTACGGCCAGGAGTCTGGGCCAG CTGATGACATCAAGCCTTGCCCACGCTGCAGTGCTTACATCATCAAGATGAACGATGGCAGCTGCAACCACATGACGTGTGCCGTGTGTGGCTGCGAGTTCTGCTGGCTCTGCATGAAGGAGATCTCAGACCTGCATTACCTCAG CCCCTCTGGCTGTACATTCTGGGGCAAAAAGCCATGGAGCCGTAAAAAGAAGATTCTCTGGCAGCTGGGCACGTTGATTGGAGCTCCTGTGGGCATTTCCCTCATTGCTGGCATTGCCATTCCTGCCATGGTCATTGGCATCCCCGTGTATGTGGGGAGGAAG ATCCACAGCAGGTATGAGGGGAAGAAAACCTCCAAGCACAAGAGGAACTTGGCCATCACTGGTGGGGTCACCCTGTCTGTCATTGCCTCCCCAGTCATTGCTGCTGTCAGTGTGG GAATTGGGGTCCCCATCATGCTGGCCTACGTCTATGGGGTCGTGCCCATCTCGCTGTGCCGGGGCGGTGGCTGCGGGGTCAGCACAGCCAATGGAAAGGGGGTGAAAATCGAGTTTGATGAAGATGATGGACCCATCACAG TGGCCGATGCCTGGAGGGCCCTGAAGAACCCCAGCATTGGAGAGAGCAGCATTGAGGGGCTCACCAGCGTGCTGAGCACCAGTGGCAGCCCCACAGACGGGCTCAGTGTCATCCAGGGCAACTACAGTGAGACTGccagctttgctgccctgtCCGGGGGCACCCTGAGCGGGGGCGTCCTCTCAGGGAGCAAGGGCAAGTACAGCAG GCTGGAAGTGCAGGCAGATGTGCAGAAGGAGATTTTCCCCAAAGACTCGGTCAGTCTGGGGGCCATCAGCGACAACGCCAGCACCCGAGCCATGGCTGGTTCCATCATCAGCTCCTACAACCCCCAGGACAG GGAGTGCAATAACATGGAGATCCAGGTGGACATTGAAGCCAAACCCAGTCACTACCAGCTGACCAgcggcagcagcacagaggactCCCTGCACGTCCACACCCAGATGGCAGAGAAcgaggaggaggacgaggaggaggaggaggaagaggaggaggacaaGCAGGAGCAGACGTGCCAACACcaaagctgtgagcagcaggactgCATTGGCAGCCAGACGTGGGACATCACCCTGGCCCAGCCCGAGAGCATCCGCAGCGACCTGGAGAGCTCGGACAGCCAGTCCGACGACGTGCCCGACCTCACCTCGGACGAGTGCGAGTCCCCCCAGTGCCAGACTGCAGCAGGCTGCCCCCAGACCCCCCGAGCAAGAGGTGCCCAGAGCCCAAGTGCCCACCTGAGCCACTGTGCCCAAGCCGAGGGCTGCAGGCTGGATGAGATGGTCCAGCTGGAATGCATCGAGGCCAGAGTGTGA